In Bythopirellula goksoeyrii, a single window of DNA contains:
- the mfd gene encoding transcription-repair coupling factor, which translates to METVVEAGVAAELHPLADQLEQHRGFAEVLESLSAGHSGTLGGVWGSSCALVAAAIERHAPQQLVVVLPHTRDLDCFCDDLGLFTSARVDQLPAWETDAGERVLNDDIYGQRLRVLKSLISPKDNNRDPTDRRSSRSQPQIVVTAIQSLMQPVPSAASIASATRRIAVGDTLDMAELTHWLAAEGCSSTTAVEMPGEFSLRGGILDLFPPDAEHPIRLELFGDEVESLRTFDVETQRSLKSLDSVDVTVLQPTNANRTHFTAYLPSKSWFLLVEPSELQEEGRFYHERLERPEDFFSVSLSLSEINKFPSVTASGVPAGSYETTAHLQFESIERFSGDVHRVREELDAVAAEHRVIVVTETDAEVERLTELFSETRLMREGKLRFVHGHLAQGFRFVADQVVLISASELFHREEIARPVQRQTGRAIDSFLQLREGDLVVHLSHGIGRYRGLKLLEKESGAEEHLEVEFHGGTRIYVPTSRIELVQKYVGGRQAKPKLATIGGRSWIRQKQAAEKAVTDFASEMLELEAARSGRPGIVFPADTVWQKEFDAAFPYQETPDQLTAIDAIKGDMQIAKPMDRLLCGDVGFGKTEMAMRAAFKAIDAGYQVAVLVPTTVLAEQHCRTFRQRMAEYPFEIASLSRFCTAKQAREILAGAANGSIDLLIGTHRLVSPDVQFQNLGLVIIDEEQRFGVTVKERLKALRASVDVLTMTATPIPRTLHMSLLGARSISNLETAPKDRLAVETRIARFDEGLIRHAILRELNRGGQVFFVHNRVHDIQNLARKLQDIVPEATIGIGHGQMTEHELEDAMLGFVGGKYDILLATTIIESGLDIPNSNTIFIDDADRYGLADLHQLRGRVGRYKHRAYCYLLVDENRHLSPEAARRLRAIEEFSQMGAGFALAMRDLEIRGAGNLLGTQQSGHIATVGYELYCALLEKAVRQLKQLPPRDSVDVVVDLPIAAFFPRQYVPDMRTKIDLYRRLSRVTQLAEVEEFRAELADRFGALPAPVEQLVQLARIRIWAHQWQVNSIHLESPYLVLGYRDQRQLELLVARSGGELRRADDQSAYLPLGDQIDDPLQIMATLESLLQRSESTH; encoded by the coding sequence ATGGAAACTGTCGTCGAGGCTGGGGTGGCGGCTGAGCTGCATCCACTGGCCGACCAACTTGAGCAACATCGAGGTTTCGCCGAAGTCCTTGAAAGCCTGTCCGCGGGGCATAGCGGTACGCTTGGCGGAGTCTGGGGGTCGTCGTGCGCGCTCGTGGCCGCGGCGATTGAGCGGCATGCTCCGCAACAGCTGGTCGTAGTTCTGCCGCACACGCGTGACCTCGACTGCTTCTGTGACGATCTCGGCCTGTTTACCTCTGCACGGGTCGATCAGCTACCGGCATGGGAGACCGATGCCGGCGAGCGGGTGCTCAACGACGACATTTACGGACAGCGACTACGGGTACTGAAGTCACTCATTTCGCCAAAAGACAACAACCGCGATCCAACGGATCGCCGGTCTTCCCGGTCCCAGCCCCAAATTGTCGTCACAGCCATCCAGAGTCTTATGCAGCCGGTGCCGAGTGCCGCATCGATTGCCAGTGCGACCCGACGAATCGCCGTGGGGGACACTCTCGACATGGCAGAGCTCACCCACTGGCTAGCGGCCGAAGGGTGTTCAAGTACGACGGCCGTGGAAATGCCGGGGGAGTTCTCGCTGCGGGGGGGGATTCTCGATCTGTTTCCTCCGGACGCAGAGCATCCGATCCGCCTGGAACTGTTTGGCGATGAGGTGGAATCGCTTCGCACGTTTGATGTAGAAACACAGCGCAGTCTCAAATCACTCGACTCGGTCGATGTGACGGTCCTGCAGCCGACCAACGCCAATCGCACTCATTTCACGGCGTATCTACCCTCCAAGAGTTGGTTCTTGTTAGTCGAACCGAGCGAACTGCAGGAGGAAGGCCGTTTCTATCATGAACGGCTCGAGCGACCGGAAGACTTTTTCTCGGTCTCGCTCTCCCTCAGCGAGATCAACAAGTTTCCCTCCGTCACGGCCTCGGGGGTTCCCGCCGGTTCCTATGAGACGACCGCCCACTTGCAGTTCGAATCCATCGAACGTTTCAGCGGAGACGTGCATCGGGTACGTGAAGAACTTGATGCCGTCGCCGCCGAGCATCGTGTGATCGTGGTGACCGAAACCGATGCTGAGGTCGAACGACTTACTGAGTTGTTTTCCGAAACACGACTGATGCGCGAAGGGAAATTACGGTTTGTCCACGGTCACTTGGCCCAGGGATTTCGCTTTGTTGCCGACCAAGTGGTGCTCATTAGTGCGAGCGAGCTATTTCACCGCGAAGAAATCGCACGGCCTGTTCAGCGTCAAACTGGACGGGCAATCGACAGCTTCCTGCAACTCCGCGAAGGGGATCTGGTCGTGCATCTTTCGCACGGCATTGGCCGCTATCGGGGGCTCAAACTGCTGGAAAAAGAGTCAGGTGCCGAGGAGCATCTGGAGGTCGAGTTCCACGGCGGCACGCGGATCTATGTCCCCACGAGCCGCATCGAATTGGTGCAGAAGTATGTGGGTGGCCGACAGGCCAAACCGAAGCTGGCCACGATTGGAGGTCGTTCGTGGATTCGGCAAAAACAGGCCGCCGAGAAGGCGGTTACCGATTTCGCGAGCGAAATGTTGGAGCTGGAAGCGGCCCGCAGTGGTCGCCCGGGGATTGTCTTTCCGGCGGACACGGTCTGGCAAAAGGAATTCGACGCGGCATTCCCTTACCAGGAAACTCCCGACCAACTGACTGCCATAGACGCGATCAAGGGAGACATGCAGATTGCCAAGCCGATGGATCGCCTGCTGTGCGGAGACGTCGGCTTCGGCAAGACCGAGATGGCAATGCGGGCCGCCTTCAAGGCGATCGACGCTGGCTACCAAGTAGCTGTGCTGGTGCCGACGACTGTGCTGGCCGAGCAGCATTGCCGCACGTTTCGACAGCGGATGGCGGAATATCCGTTTGAGATCGCATCCCTCTCGCGCTTCTGCACTGCGAAACAAGCGAGGGAAATTCTTGCCGGCGCTGCCAATGGGAGCATCGATTTGTTGATCGGTACCCATCGATTGGTATCTCCCGACGTGCAGTTTCAAAACCTGGGGCTGGTGATCATCGACGAAGAACAACGTTTCGGCGTGACGGTCAAGGAACGTCTCAAAGCCCTGCGGGCGAGCGTCGATGTGCTCACGATGACCGCCACACCCATTCCGCGCACGCTGCACATGTCGCTGTTGGGGGCACGGAGTATCTCGAATCTGGAAACGGCTCCCAAGGATCGGCTAGCCGTAGAGACGCGGATTGCCCGCTTCGACGAGGGGCTCATTCGCCACGCAATCTTGCGGGAACTGAATCGTGGCGGGCAGGTCTTCTTCGTCCACAACCGAGTTCACGACATCCAGAATCTCGCCAGAAAGCTGCAAGACATCGTCCCCGAGGCGACGATCGGTATCGGTCACGGTCAGATGACAGAGCATGAGCTTGAGGATGCGATGCTTGGTTTTGTAGGTGGCAAATACGACATCCTGCTCGCCACGACGATCATCGAGAGCGGGCTGGACATACCCAATTCCAACACGATTTTTATCGACGATGCCGACCGCTATGGACTGGCCGACCTGCATCAGCTTCGGGGTCGTGTGGGTCGCTATAAGCATCGGGCATATTGTTATTTGCTCGTGGATGAGAATCGCCACCTCTCGCCCGAGGCGGCCCGACGCCTGCGGGCAATCGAAGAATTCAGCCAGATGGGCGCCGGTTTCGCCCTGGCGATGCGCGATCTAGAGATTCGCGGAGCGGGCAACCTGCTGGGGACCCAGCAGAGTGGTCACATCGCTACCGTGGGCTACGAGCTCTATTGTGCCCTGTTGGAAAAGGCGGTCCGTCAGCTCAAGCAGCTTCCGCCGCGTGATTCGGTCGACGTGGTTGTCGATCTGCCGATCGCGGCGTTTTTCCCTCGGCAGTATGTGCCGGACATGCGGACCAAAATCGATCTGTATCGCCGCTTGAGCCGTGTGACCCAACTTGCGGAGGTCGAGGAGTTTCGGGCGGAGCTTGCCGACCGTTTTGGGGCATTGCCTGCTCCGGTGGAGCAGCTAGTCCAGCTAGCACGGATCAGGATTTGGGCCCACCAATGGCAGGTGAATTCCATCCATCTCGAGAGCCCTTATCTGGTGCTCGGTTACCGGGATCAGCGTCAACTGGAGCTCCTGGTCGCCCGTAGTGGAGGTGAGCTGCGCCGGGCCGACGACCAGAGTGCCTATCTTCCCCTGGGTGATCAGATTGATGATCCTTTGCAGATCATGGCAACCCTCGAATCGCTCTTGCAGCGCAGCGAATCTACCCACTAG
- the ilvB gene encoding biosynthetic-type acetolactate synthase large subunit has protein sequence MATIEKQKKSTSKNDLVSGADILIQSLVNLGVETIYAYPGGASMPLHQALTRFSDKLRTILPRHEQGGGFAAQGIARSTGKVGVCMATSGPGATNLVTAIADAKLDSIPLIAITGQVPTKSIGTDAFQETPIVEVCRGITKHHYLVTDVNDVARVMKEAFLIATTGRPGPVLVDVPKNVQLDSCVPDYDADMILPGYSFDSPHARPEQIRQMAAAIKLAKRPIIYAGGGIVLSDASEELRTLVKKTGIPITTTVMGLGVYPATDDLSLDMLGMHGSVYANYAVDEADLLIALGVRFDDRVTGKVEEFCKHGKIIHVDIDASELNKNKPAHIPVCSDVKFALTELNKIVEAPEDISDWVSQCRKWKKEDPFHFDTKFPGILQQWAIQKLWEVTRELDPIIAVGVGQHQMWAAQFFKFDKPRRWLSSSGLGTMGFGLPAAMGAQTANPGRLVFDIDGDGSFQMNIQELATCFCEKLPVKVLLLNNQHLGMVMQWEDRFMQGNRAHTFLGPIDSPEATGKGDGLGPKDRYPNFVQIAKGYGCGAAFVKEKSDYEAALKEMIAYDGPYVLDVEVPYQEHVLPMIPGGHTVRDIIKS, from the coding sequence GTGGCCACGATTGAAAAACAGAAAAAATCCACTTCCAAGAACGATCTCGTTAGCGGAGCAGACATCCTGATCCAGTCGCTGGTGAATCTGGGAGTGGAGACCATCTATGCTTATCCCGGAGGAGCCAGCATGCCATTGCATCAGGCACTGACCCGGTTTAGCGACAAACTCCGCACGATCTTGCCCCGCCACGAACAGGGAGGTGGCTTCGCTGCCCAGGGTATCGCACGCAGCACTGGCAAGGTGGGAGTCTGCATGGCAACCAGTGGGCCTGGCGCCACGAACCTTGTTACAGCCATCGCCGATGCCAAGCTCGATAGCATCCCGCTGATTGCGATCACCGGCCAGGTTCCAACCAAGTCAATCGGCACGGACGCATTTCAAGAAACGCCGATTGTTGAAGTTTGCCGTGGAATCACCAAGCACCACTATCTGGTGACTGACGTCAACGACGTTGCCCGCGTGATGAAGGAAGCCTTCTTGATCGCCACCACGGGTCGGCCCGGACCCGTGTTGGTTGATGTTCCCAAGAATGTTCAGCTGGACAGTTGCGTTCCCGATTACGACGCTGACATGATCCTGCCAGGCTACTCCTTTGATTCACCGCACGCTCGTCCCGAGCAGATTCGCCAGATGGCGGCGGCAATCAAACTGGCCAAGCGCCCCATCATCTACGCGGGGGGTGGTATTGTTCTCTCCGACGCCAGCGAAGAACTCCGCACTTTGGTCAAGAAGACGGGCATCCCGATCACAACCACCGTGATGGGACTGGGCGTTTATCCTGCCACCGACGATTTATCGCTCGACATGCTTGGCATGCATGGCAGCGTGTATGCCAACTATGCGGTGGACGAAGCCGATTTGCTCATCGCTTTGGGCGTTCGGTTTGATGACCGCGTGACCGGCAAAGTGGAAGAGTTCTGCAAGCACGGCAAGATCATCCATGTCGATATCGATGCCTCGGAACTCAATAAGAACAAGCCCGCGCATATCCCTGTCTGTAGCGATGTGAAATTTGCTCTCACTGAACTCAACAAAATCGTCGAGGCCCCCGAGGATATTTCTGACTGGGTCTCGCAGTGTCGCAAGTGGAAAAAAGAAGACCCATTCCACTTTGACACGAAATTCCCCGGTATTTTACAGCAGTGGGCGATTCAAAAACTCTGGGAAGTTACTCGCGAGTTGGACCCGATCATTGCTGTTGGCGTGGGTCAGCACCAAATGTGGGCCGCTCAGTTCTTCAAGTTCGACAAGCCCCGCCGCTGGCTCTCCAGTAGTGGCCTCGGAACAATGGGTTTCGGTCTCCCCGCGGCGATGGGTGCCCAAACGGCGAACCCTGGGCGGCTTGTGTTCGACATCGACGGCGATGGCAGTTTCCAGATGAACATCCAGGAGCTTGCCACTTGTTTCTGCGAAAAACTTCCCGTGAAGGTCCTCCTCCTGAACAACCAGCACTTGGGCATGGTGATGCAGTGGGAAGATCGCTTCATGCAGGGCAATCGGGCACACACCTTCCTTGGTCCCATCGACAGCCCAGAAGCTACCGGCAAAGGAGATGGCTTAGGCCCCAAGGATCGCTATCCAAATTTCGTCCAAATCGCTAAGGGCTACGGTTGCGGCGCAGCCTTTGTGAAAGAGAAATCCGACTACGAAGCGGCTTTGAAAGAAATGATCGCCTACGACGGACCCTACGTGCTCGACGTCGAAGTTCCCTACCAAGAACACGTCTTGCCAATGATCCCCGGCGGGCATACCGTGCGGGACATCATCAAGTCTTAA
- a CDS encoding small basic protein has translation MTIDKSLKIRRGATSNRSVLTRVERLEKLKETERWSEGDSPLGLAKVRVRKLQMKKKKKKEKEDDAEAAPAAKK, from the coding sequence ATGACGATCGATAAGAGTTTAAAAATCCGTCGGGGGGCGACCTCCAATCGCAGTGTGCTCACCCGCGTGGAGCGTCTGGAAAAGTTGAAGGAAACCGAGCGCTGGTCGGAAGGGGATTCCCCTCTGGGCTTGGCCAAGGTCCGGGTGCGCAAGCTTCAGATGAAGAAGAAAAAGAAGAAGGAAAAAGAAGACGACGCGGAAGCTGCCCCAGCTGCCAAGAAGTAG
- a CDS encoding serine/threonine protein kinase, whose translation MGISSFFKSILDGGKVDISRRYEILRDAVSGTMSDFHMARDRETDQIVGLKILDKVKNDQLEMRFRGLDKPSEGEIATSFDHPRIVRTLGYGLTTKGQQFLVMEFLDGPGLNSLIIGRSKLLDGNRLTLMRQAAEALQVVHDAGYIHRDICPRNFVCSKDATSLKLIDFGLTVPAKKEFQQPGIRTGTPNYMAPEVVRRKTTDQRLDIFAFGVSMYEMFAFELPWQKSTGDGLAAMAHGQSTPIPLEKHFPGIHPDIAKAIGQCLEADPQKRMPSMKNFLSSISNVKNAWIEQPTK comes from the coding sequence ATGGGCATTAGTTCTTTCTTTAAGTCGATCCTCGATGGGGGAAAGGTCGACATTAGCCGACGCTATGAGATCTTGCGAGACGCAGTCTCGGGGACGATGTCCGATTTTCACATGGCCCGCGACCGCGAGACTGATCAGATCGTCGGCCTCAAGATCCTCGATAAGGTGAAAAACGATCAACTCGAAATGCGATTTCGTGGGCTCGACAAGCCCTCGGAGGGGGAGATCGCCACCTCGTTCGACCATCCCCGCATCGTCAGGACGCTAGGGTATGGATTGACCACCAAGGGCCAACAGTTTCTTGTGATGGAATTCCTCGACGGGCCGGGTCTCAACTCGCTGATCATTGGCCGTAGCAAACTGCTCGATGGCAATCGGTTGACCCTCATGCGGCAGGCAGCCGAGGCGCTGCAGGTGGTTCACGATGCAGGGTATATTCACCGGGACATTTGTCCGCGAAACTTTGTCTGCTCTAAAGATGCTACTTCGCTCAAATTGATCGACTTTGGACTCACCGTGCCGGCTAAAAAAGAATTTCAGCAACCGGGAATTCGCACGGGTACGCCCAACTACATGGCCCCCGAAGTGGTGCGACGCAAAACGACGGACCAGCGCCTCGACATTTTTGCCTTCGGCGTGTCCATGTACGAGATGTTTGCTTTTGAACTTCCCTGGCAGAAAAGCACGGGCGATGGGCTGGCGGCGATGGCTCATGGGCAATCGACGCCAATCCCGTTGGAAAAGCATTTTCCTGGTATTCACCCGGACATTGCAAAGGCGATCGGCCAGTGTCTGGAGGCAGACCCCCAGAAGCGTATGCCATCGATGAAGAACTTCCTCTCAAGCATTTCCAACGTCAAGAATGCTTGGATCGAACAACCGACGAAATAA
- a CDS encoding DUF1559 family PulG-like putative transporter has protein sequence MKTTTPVRRGFTLVELLIVIAIIGTLVGLLLPAVNAARERARQGQCLNNLKELGTGLVSYATDGKGVFPGWAQLQKLDPSNSNDLYIDTVSQRDKGNDIAISWAAKILPRLDQQGLWEQLITNNGGAGFNYNAPPRLEIFLCPSDAGTDRELARLTYIGNTGYFDVSPNVDIEPRPYPSDVKENGLMHDLRPGRKGPTVRYGADIKDGAGTTLLLSENIHKDEDALGYSRKNTWLGYMHPLNGSDANDEQRFGMVWVYDSSEPFNPTTQARFNRDPLTPQYYGEEGPGYARPASAHPEVFNVAFAGGAAKGISQDIEYRVYQQLMTPNGAKAQALDVPADNMQMIFMSEPLKDSDY, from the coding sequence ATGAAAACAACCACTCCAGTCCGTCGCGGTTTCACGTTAGTGGAACTTCTGATCGTCATCGCCATCATTGGCACCTTGGTCGGCCTCCTGCTCCCAGCAGTCAACGCGGCGAGAGAACGTGCTCGACAGGGGCAGTGTTTGAATAACCTCAAGGAGCTCGGGACTGGATTGGTGAGCTATGCGACCGACGGTAAGGGAGTGTTTCCGGGATGGGCGCAATTGCAGAAGCTTGATCCTAGTAATTCCAATGATCTCTATATCGATACTGTTTCGCAAAGAGATAAGGGGAACGATATTGCGATATCTTGGGCAGCCAAGATTCTTCCTCGACTCGATCAACAAGGGCTTTGGGAACAGCTTATTACAAACAACGGCGGAGCGGGCTTTAACTACAATGCTCCACCTCGGCTGGAAATCTTCCTTTGTCCTAGCGATGCCGGTACCGATCGTGAGTTAGCCCGTCTAACTTACATTGGCAATACCGGTTATTTTGATGTTTCTCCAAATGTCGATATCGAGCCAAGACCCTATCCGAGTGACGTAAAAGAAAATGGCCTCATGCACGACTTACGTCCAGGCCGCAAGGGTCCGACAGTACGCTACGGAGCGGATATCAAGGATGGGGCGGGAACGACACTGTTGCTATCAGAGAACATTCATAAGGATGAGGATGCTTTGGGATACTCTCGAAAGAACACATGGCTGGGTTACATGCACCCTCTTAATGGTAGCGATGCTAACGATGAACAGCGATTCGGAATGGTTTGGGTCTACGACAGTAGCGAGCCATTTAATCCGACGACCCAAGCCCGTTTTAATCGTGACCCATTAACCCCCCAGTATTATGGAGAGGAAGGTCCAGGTTATGCGCGACCTGCAAGTGCCCATCCCGAAGTTTTCAATGTCGCCTTCGCTGGTGGTGCTGCTAAAGGAATTAGCCAAGATATCGAGTATCGCGTCTATCAGCAGCTGATGACTCCGAATGGAGCCAAAGCGCAGGCGTTGGACGTTCCAGCAGACAATATGCAGATGATATTCATGAGCGAACCGCTCAAAGACTCTGACTATTGA
- a CDS encoding MFS transporter yields MSSHSTSTDAEATIVSRIASKLSHMGRALRHRNFRLFFYGQSISLIGTWMMRIATGWLVYRLTGSALMLGIVGFAGQFPSFLIAPFAGVFIDRTNRHHLLFFTQVLAMFQALAMALLTLTDLITIWQVIALSVCQGLINAFDMPTRQSLLVELLEDREDLSNAIALNSSMVNAARLIGPSIGGVLIAAVGEGWCFMFDAVSYIAVLASLYVIKLLPREAKQAEKKNVLQDLSEGWAYVSQSRVIRSTLLLVALVSLVGMPYVVLMPVMADKVLGGGPNTLGLMMAATGVGALIGALLLAARRSVLGLGKYIPMAVIMFGTGLFLFAVSRSLWFSVPLLVITGLGFILQLAVSNTLLQTIVDEDKRGRVMSYYVMAFMGTAPFGSLLAGSIAERWGAPLTLMMGGVGCVLGGLWFLRLLPKLREEIRPIYRRKGILPEIATGIQEATELRVPPE; encoded by the coding sequence ATGAGTTCACACTCGACTTCCACGGATGCAGAAGCGACGATTGTTTCTCGGATAGCCTCCAAGCTTTCACACATGGGACGGGCGCTCAGGCACCGCAATTTCCGCCTCTTCTTCTACGGCCAGAGCATCTCGCTGATCGGCACCTGGATGATGAGGATCGCCACAGGATGGCTCGTCTATCGACTCACCGGTTCCGCCCTCATGTTGGGAATCGTGGGGTTCGCCGGTCAATTCCCCTCCTTTCTAATAGCTCCGTTCGCCGGGGTCTTTATCGATCGCACAAATCGTCACCACTTGCTATTCTTCACGCAAGTTCTGGCTATGTTCCAGGCGCTTGCCATGGCCCTGCTAACACTCACCGATCTGATCACCATCTGGCAGGTGATTGCGTTAAGCGTCTGCCAAGGTTTGATCAACGCCTTCGACATGCCGACTCGACAATCGTTGCTGGTAGAGTTGCTCGAAGACAGAGAGGATCTTTCCAACGCCATTGCCCTTAACTCCTCGATGGTCAATGCCGCCCGACTCATTGGGCCGTCGATCGGCGGCGTGCTGATCGCCGCTGTGGGCGAGGGCTGGTGCTTCATGTTCGATGCTGTGAGCTACATCGCGGTGCTGGCCTCACTCTATGTAATCAAACTACTTCCACGCGAAGCGAAGCAGGCCGAGAAAAAAAATGTCCTCCAAGATCTCAGCGAGGGTTGGGCGTATGTCTCTCAATCCCGCGTCATTCGCAGCACCCTGCTACTCGTTGCGCTGGTGAGCCTGGTCGGCATGCCGTACGTTGTGTTGATGCCCGTGATGGCCGACAAGGTGCTGGGAGGTGGGCCGAACACTTTAGGGTTGATGATGGCGGCAACCGGCGTGGGAGCGCTGATTGGTGCCCTGCTCTTGGCGGCACGTCGTTCCGTGTTGGGACTGGGAAAATACATACCGATGGCCGTCATCATGTTTGGCACGGGACTCTTTCTGTTTGCAGTGAGCCGTTCGCTCTGGTTCTCTGTGCCGCTGTTGGTCATCACGGGACTTGGATTCATCTTGCAATTGGCAGTCAGTAACACGCTCTTGCAAACGATCGTTGATGAAGACAAGCGCGGCCGGGTCATGAGCTACTACGTGATGGCCTTCATGGGGACAGCCCCATTCGGCAGTTTGCTAGCCGGTTCCATCGCCGAGCGGTGGGGTGCCCCCCTGACGCTGATGATGGGAGGCGTGGGGTGCGTCCTGGGCGGCCTCTGGTTTCTACGTTTGCTGCCAAAACTACGCGAGGAGATTCGGCCAATCTATCGCCGCAAGGGAATCCTGCCCGAGATCGCCACAGGCATCCAAGAAGCGACGGAACTACGTGTTCCGCCGGAGTGA
- a CDS encoding HAD family hydrolase — translation MLPIPPDTAALLFDCDGTLADTMTLHYEAWHETLLPHGVDCPRSLIDDNAGVPTTTIVSEVNRLYDKLLDAQLITDEKEARFHERIHLAKPVEEVLATAHAYYGKLPMAVVSGGTRDMVHAILKCIDATALFPVVITADDPVAPKPSPDVFVAAAERLGVPSEKCHVFEDGDPGIVAARAAGMTFTDVRVVLAMR, via the coding sequence ATGCTTCCCATTCCTCCTGACACCGCAGCCCTGTTGTTCGACTGCGACGGTACCCTTGCCGACACGATGACACTCCACTACGAGGCCTGGCACGAAACACTGCTGCCGCATGGGGTGGACTGCCCGCGGTCGCTTATCGACGACAATGCCGGGGTTCCCACCACGACAATTGTAAGCGAGGTGAATCGCCTCTACGACAAGTTACTCGACGCCCAGCTCATCACGGACGAAAAGGAGGCGCGCTTCCACGAGCGAATTCATCTGGCAAAGCCCGTGGAAGAAGTGCTTGCTACGGCACACGCTTATTATGGCAAGTTGCCGATGGCAGTCGTGTCGGGAGGAACGCGTGACATGGTGCATGCAATTCTTAAGTGCATCGACGCGACAGCCCTGTTTCCTGTGGTCATCACGGCGGATGATCCAGTGGCTCCTAAACCGTCGCCTGACGTGTTTGTCGCCGCCGCAGAGAGACTCGGTGTGCCGAGTGAGAAGTGCCATGTGTTTGAGGACGGCGATCCGGGGATCGTCGCAGCTCGGGCGGCTGGGATGACGTTTACTGATGTGCGTGTGGTGCTCGCCATGAGATAG
- a CDS encoding HPF/RaiA family ribosome-associated protein, producing the protein MQIKLNTDSHIEGNAKLKGYVDSLVESTLDRFAKRITRVEVHLTDQNSGEKSGTNDKRCVMEARLSGRQPFSVTASADSVDRALDGAISKLERKIASEIDRKDKPRGRTRIAPESPEDDETDDIL; encoded by the coding sequence ATGCAAATCAAACTCAACACCGACAGCCATATTGAAGGCAACGCGAAGCTTAAAGGCTATGTCGATTCACTTGTCGAATCTACGCTTGATCGCTTCGCGAAGCGAATAACAAGAGTAGAAGTCCATCTCACGGACCAGAACAGCGGAGAGAAGTCGGGGACCAACGACAAGCGGTGCGTGATGGAAGCCCGTTTGTCGGGTCGTCAACCATTCTCAGTGACGGCAAGCGCTGACTCGGTCGATCGCGCATTAGATGGAGCGATCTCAAAACTAGAAAGAAAAATCGCCAGCGAAATTGATCGTAAAGATAAACCCCGAGGCAGAACTCGAATTGCTCCGGAGAGTCCTGAGGATGACGAGACTGACGATATTCTTTAG
- a CDS encoding transglutaminase-like domain-containing protein → MNPFLGSTEIIDWQTPEVRQLAEELADKNRDVVVVAQRCFEWVRDQIKHSSDHQLNPVTCTASEVLAGGTGYCYAKSHLLAALLRANGLSAGLCYQRLSLDGIGHLYCLHGLNAVELPDLGWYRIDARGNRPDVDAQFTPPKEKLAFAIQIEGERDLPEIYAEPLPVVVEALRTNSTWDAVLANLPDA, encoded by the coding sequence ATGAATCCATTTCTTGGATCAACGGAGATCATTGATTGGCAAACGCCAGAAGTCCGCCAACTAGCCGAAGAATTGGCTGACAAGAATCGCGACGTTGTCGTCGTGGCGCAACGTTGTTTCGAGTGGGTACGTGACCAAATCAAGCACAGCAGCGATCATCAGCTGAATCCGGTAACTTGCACAGCATCGGAAGTGCTTGCGGGGGGCACTGGATACTGTTACGCGAAGAGTCATCTGTTGGCGGCCCTCCTCCGAGCCAACGGATTATCCGCCGGCCTTTGTTACCAGCGATTGAGTCTCGATGGCATTGGCCACCTTTATTGCCTGCACGGCCTGAATGCGGTGGAGTTACCCGACCTTGGTTGGTATCGCATAGATGCCCGAGGAAATCGCCCCGATGTGGACGCCCAATTCACGCCACCCAAAGAAAAACTAGCATTTGCGATCCAAATCGAAGGCGAACGAGATTTGCCAGAAATCTACGCCGAGCCGCTCCCGGTGGTTGTCGAGGCACTGCGAACAAATTCAACTTGGGATGCCGTGTTGGCGAATCTTCCAGACGCTTAA